A segment of the Candidatus Sumerlaea chitinivorans genome:
CGCCGTCGGCGATAGGGTGGGCGTCGGCGTTAGCAACACGGGTGTTGGGGAGGACGCTGGCGTTGCAGACGAGACTTCGGGGGTTCCTCGCGCCGACTCTTGTGTTTGTATGGCGGTTTGTGTTGGTGAGGGTGTGACCGATGCCACGGGAGATGGTGTGGGTGTGGGCGACGCCGTGGGGGAGGATTGCGCTCCTCCAGGTGGCGCGGGGCGATTCATTGCCTCCACAACCTCTTTGGTCATCACGGCGTTTAGGCTCGTGCCTTTTGGGAGTATGACAAACTGTAGGTTTTTGTGCTTGCGCTCGGGCGCAAGAAATGTCCAAGCAGCCAGCATCGCGAACAAGAGGCCATGCAACAGGAGCGAATATTTGAAGTAGCGCACCATGGGCGCTTGTCACCTCACTTGCCCTCTGGACGGTCCATTGGCTCGGCCAAGGTCGAGGCCCCACTCGCAGGCCTGTTGGGAGCTGTAACCCGCCCCGCCTCCACAGGTAGCCCAACTGCTTCGATGCCAGCCCGGCGCAGAGCAGCCACCACTTGAATGAAGATGTCATAGGGCACGTCGCGGTCGGCTTGGATTTCTACCGAAGGCATGCGGCCGTTTTCGCGCTGAAGCCGAAGACGCATTTCGATATCCCGTAAGGTTACAGGCTCGTCATTTAGGAAGAATTGCTGTTCGCTTTGCGAGGGTTTGGGTACGACAATCGTAAAAAGCTGAGTTTGATTCTGCGTAAGCTGGGGAGCCCCTTCTTGAACGGTGGGCAGATCAAGGTCGATCCCATATTTCAGGGCCGGCGCCACAATCATAAACGCGATCAGCAGCACAAACGTCACGTCCAGCAGCGAGGTGAGGTTGATCTGGGAAATTGGAGCAAGGTCTTTATGGTGCCGGCGCATGGCTACTCTTCCGCGTATTCTTTGAGAATTCGCTTCTGAATTACGTTGGCGAGCTCAAGCGCGAATGCATCCATTCGGCTCGTCAAGATAGCAATTTTATTTGTTAAATAGTTATAAAACACACTTGCTGGAATTGCAGCGAGCAGCCCCGCAATGGTTGCTGTGAGCGCTGTGGCCATTCCCGGAGCAAGAGCCGTGAGAGCAGCACTCCCGGCTCGACTAAGCGACTGGAAGGCGCCAAGGACGCCCCACACAGTACCAAACAGCCCGATAAACGGCGCGACATTTGAAGTTGTGGCTAAAAAAATGAGGTAAGTCTCAAGGATGCGAATCTCCTCCGAAATCGTTCGCTCCAACACCCGTTCTAATCCCACTCGAGCGGCAGTTAGGCGCTGTTCGGGGGTATAGCGAGGATTGCGATACCAGTTCTCAAGCTGCATCTCGAGATAGGCCTCACGAAAAATCTGTGCAAGGGGACTCTCTGGGTAGTCGTTCGAATGGCGAAACGCCTCCTCAAGGCTACCGCTCCCACCCATGCACCGTTCCATAAATTCGTCTGATTGCTTCGAAGCCGCATGGATACGTACCAACTTGTAAAAAATGATCGCCCACGAGATGATCGACAGCACGATGCATGCGATGAGGCAGAGTAGCCCCATGAAGTCACTATCACGGATTGCTTGAAAGATGTTGACGTGATTTACGGCAATGCCACCAAGACTCAGCACCTTGTCCACCTTACTCCACCTTATCAGCTTGATCTGCAGTCACTTAGCCAACATTGAGTCTCCGGCGGATGCTTTGGAGAGCAAACCGGCTCGCTGGGTTATTCGTCCGCGACGCCAAGTTGCGCACAGATCCGATCGAGCTCATCTAACGATGTGTAATGAATCTCAATCTTTCCTCGTTGTGAATCGAATACCCTTACCTGTACCCGGCAAGCAAGGACCTCTTCAAGTCGATTGCGAAGGCGTTCAGCGAATTCGTCCTCTGCGCGCCTCTGCCTCGGTCGAGGCTTCCGCTCTGCTTTCGTTTTTTCCCCAAGCATTCGAAGCACCAACGCTTCGGTGTCCCGAACCGACAATCCCTTCTGCAGGACCTCGTTACGGACTTGGAGGCGCTCTTCGTCTGTGGGCAAAGCCAAGAGAGCGCGTCCGTGGCCAGCCGATAGACGCCCTTCCTCAATGTCTCGCTGGAGAATTTCAGGTAAGTTAAGCAGGCGCAGTGTGTTAGCTACAGCCGGCCGGCTTTTTTCCACGCGGCTGGCAACCTCTTCATGAGTCAATCCGAAACGCTCGATGAGCACTTGATAGGCTCTCGCCTCTTCGATAGGATTTAAGTTTTCCCGCTGCAGGTTTTCGATGAGCGCATACTCGAGTAATTCTTGGTCCGATAGTTTCAGCTCAATTGCTGGAATATGCTCCAAGCCCGCGAGTTGCGCAGCCCTCCAGCGGCGTTCACCTGCAACAAGCACCCATTTGCTATCGCGGCGGGCAACGAGGACCGGCTGAATCACCCCCCGCACTCGAACGGATTCGGCCAACTCGCGCAGCCCTTCCTCATCGAAGACCTCCCGGGGCTGAAATGGATTTGGGGCCAAGTCGCTCACTGGGAGGTGACGGATGGATTGACTAGTGTCCCGAAAGTCCGAAGTCGGAGTAACCGCAACTTCCTCAGCCGGACGTGGATTACCTGAGGAGCCCGGGACAGGAAGAAGCGCCGCAAGGCCCTTACCGAGTCCGCGTTTTTTCGACTGCATGAATGACCTCCTCCGTGAGGGCGATGTAATTTTGAGCACCGGCACTACGCCAGTCATAAAAGATGATTGGTTTGCCGTGACTTGGAGCTTCGGCAAGCCGCACGGACCGTGCAATGGGAGTGCGAAAAACTCGGTCGCCAAAATGGGCGCGAACTTCTGACACCACCTGCTGGGCAATGTTTAAACGCCCATCGTACATGGTCATCACGATCCCCAAGATGTCGAGCGACGGGTTGATGGAAGCGCGAACCCGCTCGATCGTTTGAAGCAGAAGCGTCAGTCCTTCCAATGCGTAATACTCGCATTGGACAGGGATGATTA
Coding sequences within it:
- a CDS encoding MotA/TolQ/ExbB proton channel family protein; the encoded protein is MDKVLSLGGIAVNHVNIFQAIRDSDFMGLLCLIACIVLSIISWAIIFYKLVRIHAASKQSDEFMERCMGGSGSLEEAFRHSNDYPESPLAQIFREAYLEMQLENWYRNPRYTPEQRLTAARVGLERVLERTISEEIRILETYLIFLATTSNVAPFIGLFGTVWGVLGAFQSLSRAGSAALTALAPGMATALTATIAGLLAAIPASVFYNYLTNKIAILTSRMDAFALELANVIQKRILKEYAEE
- a CDS encoding Chromosome (plasmid) partitioning protein ParB, whose product is MAPNPFQPREVFDEEGLRELAESVRVRGVIQPVLVARRDSKWVLVAGERRWRAAQLAGLEHIPAIELKLSDQELLEYALIENLQRENLNPIEEARAYQVLIERFGLTHEEVASRVEKSRPAVANTLRLLNLPEILQRDIEEGRLSAGHGRALLALPTDEERLQVRNEVLQKGLSVRDTEALVLRMLGEKTKAERKPRPRQRRAEDEFAERLRNRLEEVLACRVQVRVFDSQRGKIEIHYTSLDELDRICAQLGVADE
- a CDS encoding Biopolymer transport protein ExbD/TolR translates to MRRHHKDLAPISQINLTSLLDVTFVLLIAFMIVAPALKYGIDLDLPTVQEGAPQLTQNQTQLFTIVVPKPSQSEQQFFLNDEPVTLRDIEMRLRLQRENGRMPSVEIQADRDVPYDIFIQVVAALRRAGIEAVGLPVEAGRVTAPNRPASGASTLAEPMDRPEGK